GACCGTCACAGCTTTCTCGGTGATATTGGAGACACTACTGACAAGAAGGCTCTTCTAGCTTTGCAAAATCAGTTGGTCTCTGACATCGTCCAAAGGGACTCAGCAAAACTCAAATCGGTTGAGGAAGGAATCAGCTTCCTCAAATTAAGATTAAGCACCTGGAAAGTCCTCATCCTTTTGGACGACGTGCATGAGAAGTCTCAGCTTGAAGCTTTGGTTGGAAGTCTCGATTGGTACGGTTCAGGGAGTAGGATCATTATCACAACCAAAAGAGTTCTGAATTTTTGTGAAATGGCAGAAACTGATGACATTGAAACTTACAAAGTCCCAGAGATGGAGGATAGTGATGCTCTTAAACTTTTTTGTAGATACGCCTTTGCTAAGGATTGTCCAGAACATGACTATGTTGATCTGTCTGAAAGAATTGTGTCTGCTACTGGAAAGCTTCCATTAGCTGTTGAGCTCGTAGGTTCACACCTGTCTCTGCTTCGGGATAAAAGAGGAGCTTGGGAATCTCTACTGGAGAAGTTGCAAAATGTAACTGATGATAAAGTCGAGAACAAGTTGAGAATAACTTACGAACAATTAAACAGTTTCCAATGGCATATTTTTCTCGACAtagcttgttttctttttggagaggaTAAAAGAATCGCATCGTACATGTGGGATGAGCTTAAATTGTATCCTTCTTTTGAAGTCGAGATGCTTTGTCTCATGTCCATGGTAAAGATTGGAGATGACACTAGGATGTGGATCCACGATCAGCTTAGGAAGCTGGGcaggaaaattgttcaagaagATTGCATGAAACAAGGGAACAACAGTAGACTATGGGCCACTGAAGCTCGGAAGATTTTTAAACAAGATGAGGTCAGATTTGacatttccttttttggtcTGTCTATTGAATATGTAACTCTCCTTGTTTTGATCCCTTTTGGAAAGAGTGAAGCATAAATCATCCTCAGTTCAATTACTGTATTGGGGTTTCGTTGGCTTCTGTCTAACAATGGTGTTTGACCAACAGAGCCAAATGAAGGTTGAAGCTCTGTGGCTTGAGATGGATAACACTGAACAAAAAGACATGGATGGTCGATCGCAGACCTATTTGACTGGTGACCAATTTAAAACAATACCAAATCTCCGTCTTCTCATTTTGGATCACTTTGACATTAAGAAGGATTTTAGAAATCTTCTTTCAAAGTTACTTTGGCTCCGTTGGCATGGCTGTCCGAGAGCTTTTAATGTAATCAATTTGAACTTGGAGGTCTTGGTTGTTCTTGATTTATCGTGGAGCAAGGTAACTGAAGGTTGGGAGGGTTGGAATAGTATAAAGGTAGCTCAAATactttgcatttcccttttCACTTGAATACTTACTGCAACATTAACAGTTTCTGTCTATTTGTATTGCTTGCAGTTGGCAAGGAAGTTGAAAGTCTTAATTCTCAGAGGCTGTGTTGACTTGATACAAACTCCAAACTTCTCTAATTTCGAGTCTTTGGAGATGCTGATTTTAGAATATTGCTCTCATTTGGTTCGAATCGACCCATCGATTGGTCAGTTGCAACGTTTGCAAATTTTAGATCTGAAATTTTGCACTGACCTCGGTAACTTGCCCAGAGAACTTGATTCTCTTGAAGCTTTGAGAGAGCTCCGACTTGATGGAACTTATATAGAAGATATTCCGGTCTCCGAAGATATGAAGCATCTTAAAACTCTCAGCGCCTGCAACTGTAAATCATTGGCACGATTATCCAGTGAAATTGGTGACATAAAATCTCTAGAATTT
This genomic stretch from Eucalyptus grandis isolate ANBG69807.140 chromosome 3, ASM1654582v1, whole genome shotgun sequence harbors:
- the LOC104437212 gene encoding disease resistance protein RUN1-like isoform X2, producing MMVSKVLKRLRKAKLNLSEKLVGIKDRMPELRRMLDTDSSDVRMIVISGIPGIGKTTLAKSLYNDICHLFDRHSFLGDIGDTTDKKALLALQNQLVSDIVQRDSAKLKSVEEGISFLKLRLSTWKVLILLDDVHEKSQLEALVGSLDWYGSGSRIIITTKRVLNFCEMAETDDIETYKVPEMEDSDALKLFCRYAFAKDCPEHDYVDLSERIVSATGKLPLAVELVGSHLSLLRDKRGAWESLLEKLQNVTDDKVENKLRITYEQLNSFQWHIFLDIACFLFGEDKRIASYMWDELKLYPSFEVEMLCLMSMVKIGDDTRMWIHDQLRKLGRKIVQEDCMKQGNNSRLWATEARKIFKQDESQMKVEALWLEMDNTEQKDMDGRSQTYLTGDQFKTIPNLRLLILDHFDIKKDFRNLLSKLLWLRWHGCPRAFNVINLNLEVLVVLDLSWSKVTEGWEGWNSIKLARKLKVLILRGCVDLIQTPNFSNFESLEMLILEYCSHLVRIDPSIGQLQRLQILDLKFCTDLGNLPRELDSLEALRELRLDGTYIEDIPVSEDMKHLKTLSACNCKSLARLSSEIGDIKSLEFLSIDGSELTTLPESIKRLEKLKQLSLRDCRLLWKLPDAIGKLTSLENLDLSSTGIDQLPRAIGNM